One Scomber japonicus isolate fScoJap1 chromosome 1, fScoJap1.pri, whole genome shotgun sequence DNA window includes the following coding sequences:
- the LOC128371402 gene encoding tripartite motif-containing protein 16-like gives MAQRDQLDRDSISCVICLDLLKDPVGLPCGHSYCMSCIKGFWDGEDQMKIYSCPQCREAFTPRPVLKKNTMLAALVEQLKKTGLQAAPADHCYAGPEDVACDVCTGRKLKAFKSCLTCLISYCENHLQPHFESTKLKKHKLVEPSEELQENICSRHDEVMKIFCRTDKKSICYLCTMEDHKGHDTVPAAAERTERQRELEVSRLNIQQRIQDREKDVKLLQQEVKAVSRSADKAVEDSEKIFTQLIRLLQKRSSDVKQQIRSQQETEVSGVKELQEKLQQEITELKRKDAELKQLSHTEDHNQFLHNYPSVSQLSEPTDSSSINIRPLRHFEDVTAAVSELRDLLQDILRDKWTNISLAVTDVDILQSEPEPKTRAEFLKYSREITLDPNTVNTTLLLSKGKRKVGWTGQHQSYSSHTDRFTDRCQVLSRESLTGRCYWEVEWSGEAVYVAAAYKNISRAGNESLFGRNDKSWALTCYTNSYSFWFDNINTPVSGPVSSRVGVYLDHRAGILSFYSV, from the coding sequence atggcgcagagagatcagctggaccgagacTCAATCAGCTGtgtgatctgtctggatctactgaaggatccggtgggtcttccctgtggacacagctactgtatgagctgtattaaaggattctgggatggagaggatcagatgaagatctacagctgccctcagtgcagagaggccttcacaccgaggcctgtcctgaagaaaaacaccatgttagcagctttagtggagcagctgaagaagactggactccaagctgctcctgctgatcactgctatgctggacctgaagatgtggcctgtgatgtctgcactgggaggaagctgaaagccttcaagtcctgtctgacgTGTCTGAtttcttactgtgagaatcacctccagcctcactttgaatcaaccaaattaaagaaacacaagctggtcgaGCCCTCGGAggagctccaggagaacatctgctctcgtcatgatgaagtgatgaagatattctgccgcACTGATAAGaagagtatctgttatctgtgcactatggaggatcataaaggccacgacacagtccccgctgcagcagaaaggactgagaggcagagagagctcgaggtgagtcgactaaacatccagcagagaatccaggacagagagaaagatgtgaagctgcttcaacaggaggtgaaggccgtcagtcgctctgctgataaagcagtggaggacagtgagaagatcttcactcagctgatccgtctcctccagaaaagaagctctgatgtgaagcagcagatcagatcccagcaggaaactgaagtgagtggagtcaaagagcttcaggagaagctgcagcaggagatcactgagctgaagaggaaagacgctgaactgaagcagctctcacacacagaggatcacaaccagtttctacacaactacccctcagtgtcacaactcagtgaacctacagactcatccagcatcaatatccgtcctctcagacactttgaggatgtgacagcagctgtgtcagagctcagagatctactacaggacatcctgagggacaaatggacaaacatctcactggcagTGACTGACGTGGACATTTTACagtcagaaccagaacccaagaccagagctgagttcttaaaatattcacgtgaaatcactctggatccaaacacagtaaacacaacattgtTATTATCTAAGGGGAAAAGAAAAGTAGGATGGACAGGACAACatcagtcttattctagtcacacagacagattcacggATAGgtgtcaggtcctgagtagagagagtctgactggacgttgttactgggaggtggagtggagcggAGAAGCAGTTTATGTAGCGgccgcatacaagaatatcagcagagcaggaaatgAATCTCTATTTGGacgtaatgacaaatcttgggctttaACTTGTTACACAAACAGTTATTCATTTTGGTTCGACAACATTAATACTCCTGTCTcaggtcctgtttcctccagagtcggagtgtacctggatcacagagcaggtattctgtccttctacagcgtc
- the LOC128359519 gene encoding tripartite motif-containing protein 16-like: MAQRDQLDRETLSCAICLDLLKDPVTTTCGHSYCMSCIKGFWDGEDQRKIYSCPQCREAFTPRPVLKKNTMLAALVEQLKKTGLQAAPTDHCYAGPEDVACDVCTGRKLKAFKSCLTCPASYCENHLQPHYDAAPLKKHKLVDPSKKLQENICSHHDKVMEIFCRTDKKSICYLCTMEDHKGHDTVPAAAERTERQRELEVSRLNIQQRIQDREKDVKLLQQEVEVFSRSADKAVEDSEKIFTQLIRLLQKRSSDMKQQIRSQQETEVSRVKELQEKLQQEITELKTKDAELKQLSHTEDHNQFLHNYPSVSQLSEPTDSSSINIRPLRYFEDVTAAVSELRDKLQDILRDKWTNISWSVTNVDVLLSEPEPKTRAEFLKYSREITLDPNTVNTQLLLSEGNRKVGYTMQQQIYSSHPDRFTDKCQVLSRESLTGRCYWEVEWRGRGSGLMRYVSGVYVAVAYKNISRAGDESVFGRNDKSWSLRCYTDSYGFWFNNIKTPVSGPDSSRVGVYLDHKAGILSFYRVSKTMTLLHRVQTTFTQPLYAGLWVVAGTAELCKLK, from the coding sequence atggcgcagagagatcagctggaccgagaaacACTCAGCTGtgcgatctgtctggatctactgaaggatccagtgACTACtacctgtggacacagctactgtatgagctgtattaaaggattctgggatggagaggatcagaggaagatctacagctgccctcagtgcagagaggccttcacaccgaggcctgtcctgaagaaaaacaccatgttagcagctttagtggagcagctgaagaagactggactccaagctgctcctactgatcactgctatgctggacctgaagatgtggcctgtgatgtctgcactgggaggaagctgaaagccttcaagtcctgtctgaccTGTCCTGCCTcgtactgtgagaatcacctccagcctcactaTGATGCAGctccattaaagaaacacaagctggtcgacccctccaagaagctccaggagaacatctgctctcatcATGATAAGGTGATGgagatattctgccgtacagataagaagtctatctgttatctgtgcactatggaggatcataaaggccacgacacagtcccagctgcagcagaaaggactgagaggcagagagagctcgaggtgagtcgactaaacatccagcagagaatccaggacagagagaaagatgtgaagctgcttcaacaggaggtggaggtcttcagtcgctctgctgataaagccgTGGAGGatagtgagaagatcttcactcagctgatccgtctcctccagaaaagaagctctgatatgaagcagcagatcagatcccagcaggaaactgaagtgagtcgagtcaaagagcttcaggagaagctgcagcaggagatcactgagctgaagacgaaagacgctgaactgaagcagctctcacacacagaggatcacaaccagtttctacacaactacccctcagtgtcacaactcagtgaacctacagactcatccagcatcaatatccgtcctctgagatactttgaggatgtgacagcagctgtgtcagagctcagagataaactacaggacatcctgagggacaaatggacaaacatctcatgGTCAGTAACTAAtgtggacgttttactgtcagaaccagaacccaagaccagagctgagttcttaaaatattcacgtgaaatcactctggatccaaacacagtaaacacacagctgttattatctgaggggaacagaaaagtaggaTATACGATGCAACAACAGATTTATTCtagtcatccagacagattcactgataagtgtcaggtcctgagtagagagagtctgactggacgttgttactgggaggtggagtggagaggaagagggtcAGGATTAATGAGATACGTTTCAGGAGTTtatgtagcagtcgcatacaagaatatcagcagagcaggagatgAATCTGTATTTGGacgtaatgacaaatcttggtctttacGTTGTTACACTGACAGTTATGgattttggttcaacaacattaaaactcccgtctcaggtcctgattcctccagagtcggagtgtacctggatcacaaagcaggtattctgtccttctacagagtctctaaaaccatgactctcctccacagagtccagaccacattcactcagcctctctatgcagGACTTTGGGTAGTTGCAggcacagctgagttgtgtaaactaaaatag